One segment of Rosa chinensis cultivar Old Blush chromosome 6, RchiOBHm-V2, whole genome shotgun sequence DNA contains the following:
- the LOC112170443 gene encoding uncharacterized protein LOC112170443 gives MAYHTRSNSFPSRPHPIIQEVDDHLCRLRSSEATSTSSSSVSHKLSDLHDLHDCVDRLLQLPLTQQALAQEQHQKWANELLDGSIRLLDVCSVAKDALSQAKECIQDLQSIIRRRHGDESAVLTSEARKYLTSRKTVKKVLHKALENMKSTANRSTFSSLRDVEAITVSVFESVLSFISGPKSRPSSWSLVSKIVQSKKVACELEANVNEFAEVDAALKSLKSAHNQLNNLESCIQDQEEGLESLFRQLIKTRVSLLNILNH, from the exons ATGGCTTACCATACTCGCTCTAACAGCTTCCCCTCTCGGCCACACCCCATCATTCAAGAAGTTGATGACCATTTGTGCAGATTGAGGTCTTCCGAAGCCACAtccacatcttcatcatcagtaaGCCACAAATTAAGTGATCTCCATGACTTGCATGATTGCGTTGATAGGTTGCTTCAATTGCCTCTCACCCAACAAGCCTTAGCACAAGAGCAACATCAGAAATGGGCTAATGAGCTATTAGATGGCTCTATCCGCCTCTTGGATGTCTGCAGTGTTGCCAAGGATGCCCTATCGCAAGCCAAGGAGTGCATACAAGACCTTCAATCAATCATTCGAAGAAGGCATGGAGATGAATCTGCAGTGCTCACAAGTGAGGCTAGGAAATACTTGACCTCCAGGAAAACGGTTAAAAAGGTACTCCACAAGGCTTTGGAGAACATGAAGTCAACAGCAAACAGATCCACTTTCTCTTCC CTCAGAGATGTTGAAGCAATCACTGTCTCCGTGTTTGAATCAGTGCTGTCCTTCATATCTGGGCCAAAGTCCAGGCCTAGCAGCTGGTCATTGGTTTCAAAGATAGTGCAATCAAAGAAAGTAGCTTGTGAGTTAGAAGCAAACGTAAACGAATTTGCAGAGGTGGATGCTGCATTAAAGTCCCTCAAGAGTGCACACAACCAGCTTAACAATCTGGAGTCATGCATTCAAGACCAAGAAGAAGGACTTGAAAGCCTATTTAGGCAATTGATCAAGACTAGAGTCTCCCTTCTCAACATCCTAAACCATTAG